One genomic region from Sulfurimonas sp. encodes:
- a CDS encoding flagellar basal body rod C-terminal domain-containing protein, with protein sequence MNISNNISSIQAHQTMMNTNANNIANVNSTGYIPSDTKIINQENSVSTHTRKADNNGSTNSQTDLSKELPEQIVIEDATEVNVTAIKTQDEMLGTLLDIKA encoded by the coding sequence ATGAATATCTCAAATAACATTTCATCAATACAAGCTCATCAAACTATGATGAATACAAATGCAAACAATATTGCAAATGTAAACTCCACTGGCTATATACCTTCTGACACAAAAATTATAAATCAAGAAAATTCTGTATCAACCCACACTAGAAAAGCAGATAACAATGGCTCGACAAATTCTCAAACTGACTTAAGCAAAGAGTTACCAGAACAAATAGTCATCGAAGATGCAACTGAAGTTAATGTGACGGCTATTAAAACGCAAGACGAGATGCTTGGCACACTTTTAGATATAAAGGCTTAG
- a CDS encoding ankyrin repeat domain-containing protein, with protein sequence MDKWIEYLKDNDFISVKKFIRDGGNVNEMNESGESVLAYALQKRCDMDLLMLLIDNGADIDEFDDEGVSILDNAIAFNSIELVRYMIDKGIDVNRTNRRSRFTPLMGVACYGRAEIAELFLQKGVDKEAVDVKGFSAVDFARKMNKKSILKLLDYDESSAPNRAYAR encoded by the coding sequence ATGGATAAATGGATAGAATATTTAAAAGATAATGATTTTATAAGTGTTAAAAAATTCATCAGAGATGGTGGAAATGTAAATGAGATGAATGAAAGTGGAGAGTCTGTTTTAGCATACGCACTTCAAAAAAGATGTGATATGGATTTGTTAATGCTACTAATAGATAATGGTGCTGATATAGATGAGTTTGATGATGAAGGTGTTAGTATCTTAGATAATGCTATTGCATTTAACTCTATCGAGTTGGTTCGTTATATGATAGACAAAGGTATAGATGTAAATAGAACAAACAGAAGAAGTAGATTTACTCCTTTGATGGGGGTTGCTTGTTATGGAAGGGCAGAAATAGCAGAACTTTTTTTACAAAAGGGTGTAGATAAGGAAGCTGTTGATGTAAAGGGCTTTAGTGCTGTTGATTTTGCAAGAAAGATGAATAAAAAAAGTATTTTAAAACTTTTAGATTATGACGAAAGCTCTGCACCAAATAGGGCTTATGCTAGGTAA
- a CDS encoding tetrahydrodipicolinate N-succinyltransferase N-terminal domain-containing protein has product MEIIQTTDAFKALIQDIKSTTDGYRDPLAFGICRVDLGQLNVEKTLQATYPLINWDENFGSATIFVRALAEQGKEVDFSKSEIVFDINLEFLRNCLKAFTPYSDEAYGDAHKNIQVISALYAQIVNSGSFEGEFKVTFIFDDAPLQSVEATYLKLYALSQAKVPLRDLNLDGAFGALPNVAWSRGEPIELEYLREFEIELKLANEYPHIDFVDKFPRFLQHIIPQDNTRILDTSKVRFGAQLAAGTTVMPGASYINFNAGTTGSVMVEGRISSSAIVGDGSDVGGGASILGVLSGTDGNPISIGKNTLLGANSTCGIPLGDACIIDAGLSILEGTKVGIYPAELKKIMEVNTNTNMKGEVFKAKQLAFFNGIHFRQNSMTGEVTASRSTREIKLNADLH; this is encoded by the coding sequence ATGGAAATCATACAAACAACAGATGCCTTTAAAGCATTGATACAAGATATAAAGTCAACAACAGATGGATATAGAGATCCTTTGGCATTTGGTATATGTAGAGTAGATTTAGGTCAGCTAAATGTAGAAAAAACTCTTCAAGCAACTTACCCCCTTATAAATTGGGATGAAAATTTTGGCAGTGCGACTATTTTTGTAAGAGCGTTAGCAGAGCAAGGTAAAGAGGTAGATTTTTCAAAAAGTGAAATTGTTTTTGATATTAATCTAGAATTTTTAAGAAATTGTTTAAAAGCTTTTACTCCATATTCTGATGAAGCTTACGGAGATGCTCACAAAAACATACAAGTTATTTCTGCACTTTATGCACAAATAGTGAATAGTGGAAGTTTTGAGGGAGAATTTAAAGTAACATTTATTTTTGATGATGCTCCATTGCAAAGTGTTGAGGCAACTTATCTTAAGTTGTATGCACTTTCTCAAGCAAAAGTTCCTCTAAGAGATTTAAATCTGGATGGTGCCTTCGGAGCACTTCCAAATGTTGCTTGGTCAAGAGGTGAACCAATCGAACTTGAGTATTTAAGAGAGTTTGAAATAGAGTTAAAACTTGCAAATGAGTATCCGCATATCGATTTTGTTGATAAATTTCCAAGATTCTTACAACATATCATTCCTCAAGACAACACAAGAATACTAGATACTTCTAAAGTAAGATTTGGTGCACAACTAGCTGCTGGAACAACAGTAATGCCTGGTGCTTCATATATCAACTTTAATGCAGGAACTACTGGTTCTGTTATGGTTGAAGGTCGTATTTCTTCTTCTGCTATCGTAGGAGATGGTTCTGATGTTGGCGGTGGAGCGTCTATACTTGGCGTACTAAGTGGAACAGATGGAAATCCTATCTCTATTGGTAAAAATACACTTCTTGGAGCAAACTCTACTTGCGGGATTCCTCTTGGAGATGCTTGTATCATAGATGCTGGTTTATCTATTTTAGAAGGTACTAAAGTTGGCATCTATCCAGCGGAACTTAAAAAAATCATGGAAGTAAATACAAACACCAATATGAAAGGCGAAGTTTTCAAAGCTAAACAACTAGCATTTTTTAATGGTATCCACTTTAGACAAAATTCAATGACAGGTGAAGTTACAGCTTCTCGTTCAACAAGAGAAATTAAATTAAACGCTGATTTACACTAA